Proteins co-encoded in one Actinomadura luteofluorescens genomic window:
- a CDS encoding glycosyltransferase family 2 protein, with product MSTQSVEPKPQPPADVEPATDPAPVPGPAPAPGPPAASDSVHVTIVLPCYNEQDHVIDEIERICKAMDGSGKTYELLAVDDCSTDATLARLEEAAPRFPNMRIMAFQHNSGSGTVRRIGSQQARGDIVVWTDADMSYPNERIPELVEVLDTDPAVDQVVGARTTEEGTHKALRVPAKWFIRKVAERLTNTKIPDLNSGLRAFRREVSLPYLRLLPPGFSCVTTITIAFLSNQHPVRYMPIDYAKRAGKSKFHFTKDAYRYILQVLRMVMYFNPLKVLMPPALWLIVIGLLKGVFDMVVHFGYFANNTIMIFVTGLIIASLALLADLIVRSRGDV from the coding sequence GTGAGCACCCAGTCTGTCGAGCCGAAGCCCCAGCCGCCCGCCGATGTGGAGCCCGCGACCGATCCCGCGCCCGTGCCGGGCCCGGCGCCCGCGCCCGGTCCGCCGGCCGCGTCCGACAGCGTCCACGTCACGATCGTCCTGCCCTGCTACAACGAGCAGGACCACGTGATCGACGAGATCGAGCGCATCTGCAAGGCGATGGACGGCAGCGGCAAGACCTACGAGCTGCTGGCCGTCGACGACTGCTCGACGGACGCGACGCTCGCCCGGCTGGAGGAGGCGGCGCCCCGCTTCCCGAACATGCGGATCATGGCGTTCCAGCACAACAGCGGGTCGGGCACCGTCCGGCGCATCGGCTCCCAGCAGGCCCGCGGCGACATCGTCGTGTGGACCGACGCCGACATGTCCTACCCGAACGAGCGGATCCCCGAGCTGGTCGAGGTCCTGGACACCGACCCGGCCGTCGACCAGGTCGTCGGGGCGCGCACCACCGAGGAGGGGACGCACAAGGCGCTGCGGGTGCCCGCCAAGTGGTTCATCCGCAAGGTCGCCGAGCGGCTCACCAACACCAAGATCCCCGACCTGAACTCGGGGCTGCGCGCGTTCCGCCGCGAGGTGTCGCTGCCGTACCTGCGGCTGCTGCCGCCCGGGTTCTCCTGCGTCACGACGATCACCATCGCGTTCCTGTCGAACCAGCACCCGGTCCGGTACATGCCGATCGACTACGCCAAGCGGGCCGGCAAGTCGAAGTTCCACTTCACCAAGGACGCCTACCGCTACATCCTGCAGGTGCTGCGGATGGTGATGTACTTCAACCCGCTCAAGGTGCTGATGCCGCCCGCGCTGTGGCTGATCGTGATCGGGCTGCTCAAGGGCGTGTTCGACATGGTGGTGCACTTCGGCTACTTCGCCAACAACACCATCATGATCTTCGTGACGGGGTTGATCATCGCCTCGCTGGCGCTGCTGGCCGACCTGATCGTCCGCTCGCGCGGCGACGTCTAG
- a CDS encoding glycosyltransferase family 4 protein, translating into MRVAIVGPAFPYKGGGARHTTELAHRLAAAGHDVVIESWRAQYPSFLYPGQQTISEPEGEPFPGTRRRLDWRRPDGWWRTGRALRSCDLVVLVVLSTVQVPSYLGILAGLGGRTPVVALCHNVLPHERKPYDEPLMRRLLRKVDGVLVHTEAQADLARGLTPRPVRVAEMAAHLPAAGAAAPGDGKVRRRLLFFGIVRPYKGLDVLLRALAEGPDDVALTVAGEFWGGLDETRELVGSLDLASRVELRPGYVPAADVPGLFAAADALVLPYRTATASQNVWMAHEHGLPVIATDVGGFAGQIRDGVDGLVCTPDDVPSLAGALRRFYEPGEPERLRSGVRPVDHGPVWAAYLDALTGAVR; encoded by the coding sequence ATGCGCGTCGCGATCGTCGGGCCCGCGTTCCCCTACAAGGGCGGCGGCGCCCGGCACACCACCGAGCTGGCGCACCGGCTGGCGGCCGCCGGCCACGACGTCGTCATCGAGTCGTGGCGGGCCCAGTACCCCTCGTTCCTGTACCCGGGCCAGCAGACGATCTCCGAGCCGGAGGGGGAGCCGTTCCCCGGCACCCGGCGCCGGCTCGACTGGCGCCGCCCGGACGGCTGGTGGCGCACCGGCCGCGCGCTGCGGTCGTGCGACCTGGTCGTCCTGGTGGTGCTGAGCACCGTGCAGGTGCCGTCCTACCTGGGGATCCTCGCCGGACTCGGTGGCCGGACCCCGGTGGTGGCGCTGTGCCACAACGTCCTGCCGCACGAGCGCAAGCCGTACGACGAGCCGCTGATGAGGCGCCTGCTGCGGAAGGTGGACGGCGTGCTCGTCCACACCGAGGCCCAGGCCGACCTGGCGCGGGGGCTCACCCCGCGGCCGGTGCGGGTCGCGGAGATGGCCGCGCACCTGCCCGCGGCCGGCGCCGCCGCGCCCGGCGACGGGAAGGTCCGCCGGCGGCTGCTGTTCTTCGGGATCGTCCGCCCGTACAAGGGGCTGGACGTCCTGCTGCGCGCCCTGGCCGAAGGCCCGGACGACGTGGCCCTGACCGTCGCGGGCGAGTTCTGGGGCGGCCTCGACGAGACCCGGGAGCTGGTCGGCTCGCTGGACCTGGCGTCCAGGGTGGAGCTGCGGCCCGGTTACGTCCCGGCGGCCGATGTCCCGGGACTCTTCGCCGCCGCCGACGCGCTCGTCCTGCCGTACCGGACGGCGACCGCGTCACAGAACGTCTGGATGGCCCATGAGCACGGCCTCCCGGTGATCGCCACCGATGTGGGCGGGTTCGCCGGGCAGATCCGCGACGGTGTGGACGGCCTCGTCTGCACGCCGGACGACGTGCCCTCGCTCGCCGGTGCCCTCCGCCGCTTCTACGAGCCGGGGGAGCCGGAGCGGCTGCGCTCCGGCGTCCGCCCGGTCGACCACGGCCCGGTGTGGGCCGCCTACCTCGACGCGCTCACAGGTGCGGTTCGATGA
- the trxA gene encoding thioredoxin, translated as MTAPITVTDATFADEVLSSDTPVLVDFWADWCGPCRMIAPVLEQIAAEQDGKIKIAKMDYDANPQTPGKYGVMGLPTLLLLKNGEVVEQIVGAKPKRALMKVIEPHL; from the coding sequence GTGACGGCCCCGATCACCGTGACCGACGCGACGTTCGCGGACGAGGTCCTGAGCAGTGACACTCCCGTGCTGGTCGACTTCTGGGCCGACTGGTGCGGGCCGTGCCGCATGATCGCTCCGGTGCTGGAGCAGATCGCCGCCGAGCAGGACGGCAAGATCAAGATCGCGAAGATGGACTACGACGCGAACCCGCAGACGCCGGGCAAGTACGGCGTGATGGGGCTGCCGACCCTGCTGCTCCTCAAGAACGGCGAGGTCGTGGAGCAGATCGTCGGCGCCAAGCCGAAGCGCGCCCTGATGAAGGTCATCGAACCGCACCTGTGA
- a CDS encoding lysylphosphatidylglycerol synthase transmembrane domain-containing protein: MKVVAVRGLRVLLVLLALAFCGYSVASQWDAAVDAFRQMSWATLAGALAAGLAGLFVWMLGWREFLAGLGSPLPVRAVFRISGISQLGKYVPGKVWALVTQIEMTREHKVPPERSFGSTMLAVATSTSCGLAVAAVTLPLTSAAARREYWYLFLLAPVLLAMLHPRIVSWALGVMLRLVRRPPLEHPVSLGATLRAVGWTVLGWALFGLHTWLLCAAVGGDGKGLPFLATGAYALAFVAGFLVFIAPGGIGAREAALTVVLTPVLPAGAPVVVAIASRVLLTAADLLIAGAAFLLGRTAPAPGNEPRSKELVTGTQPTTGTQPTKEGP, translated from the coding sequence ATGAAGGTCGTCGCCGTCCGGGGCCTGCGCGTGCTCCTGGTCCTGCTCGCGCTCGCGTTCTGCGGCTACAGCGTCGCGTCCCAGTGGGACGCCGCCGTGGACGCGTTCCGGCAGATGTCGTGGGCGACGCTCGCCGGGGCGCTCGCCGCCGGCCTGGCGGGGCTCTTCGTCTGGATGCTCGGCTGGCGGGAGTTCCTCGCCGGCCTCGGGTCGCCGCTGCCGGTGCGGGCCGTCTTCCGGATCTCGGGGATCAGCCAGCTCGGCAAGTACGTCCCGGGCAAGGTGTGGGCGCTGGTCACCCAGATCGAGATGACGCGCGAGCACAAGGTGCCGCCCGAGCGCAGCTTCGGCTCGACGATGCTCGCGGTCGCGACGTCCACCTCGTGCGGGCTCGCGGTCGCGGCGGTGACGCTGCCGCTGACGTCCGCGGCGGCGCGCCGGGAGTACTGGTACCTGTTCCTGCTGGCGCCCGTCCTGCTGGCCATGCTGCACCCGAGGATCGTGAGCTGGGCGCTCGGCGTGATGCTCAGGCTCGTGCGGCGGCCGCCGCTGGAGCACCCGGTCAGCCTGGGCGCGACGCTCAGGGCCGTCGGATGGACGGTCCTCGGCTGGGCCCTGTTCGGCCTGCACACCTGGCTCCTGTGCGCGGCCGTGGGCGGCGACGGCAAGGGGCTGCCGTTCCTGGCGACCGGGGCGTACGCGCTGGCGTTCGTGGCCGGCTTCCTCGTCTTCATCGCGCCGGGCGGCATCGGGGCCCGGGAGGCGGCGCTGACGGTCGTGCTGACGCCGGTGCTCCCGGCGGGCGCGCCGGTCGTGGTCGCGATCGCGTCCCGGGTGCTGCTGACCGCCGCCGACCTGCTGATCGCGGGCGCGGCGTTCCTGCTGGGCAGGACGGCCCCGGCACCCGGGAATGAACCGCGGTCCAAGGAGCTTGTGACGGGTACGCAGCCCACGACAGGCACGCAGCCTACGAAGGAGGGACCGTGA